A genome region from Glutamicibacter arilaitensis Re117 includes the following:
- a CDS encoding RNA polymerase sigma factor, with protein MQAPFERIVQEYGLNVLRVCRALLDEHRAQDAWSETFLAALKAYPNLPEDANVAAWLVRIAHNKAIDELRKHKPESLVEIDLEGTLDSGPGPGAQLENLQLWHEVNQLPPKQRQVIAYRYLGGLSYAGIAGIISGSEAAARRAGADGIKNLRARLGESELWREQP; from the coding sequence ATGCAAGCACCGTTTGAACGGATAGTCCAAGAATATGGGCTCAACGTGCTGCGGGTCTGCCGCGCCCTGCTCGATGAGCACCGCGCGCAGGATGCCTGGTCCGAGACTTTCCTCGCAGCGCTGAAGGCCTATCCGAACCTGCCCGAAGATGCCAACGTCGCGGCCTGGCTGGTGCGCATCGCACACAACAAGGCCATCGACGAGTTGCGCAAGCACAAGCCCGAAAGCCTGGTCGAAATCGATCTGGAAGGCACCTTGGACTCCGGGCCGGGGCCCGGCGCGCAACTGGAAAATCTGCAGTTGTGGCATGAGGTCAACCAGCTGCCGCCCAAGCAACGGCAAGTGATTGCCTACCGGTACCTGGGAGGCCTGAGCTACGCGGGCATCGCCGGAATCATTTCCGGCAGCGAAGCAGCCGCGCGGCGCGCTGGCGCCGACGGGATCAAGAACTTGCGAGCCCGCCTGGGAGAATCCGAACTATGGCGGGAGCAGCCATGA
- a CDS encoding BCCT family transporter, translated as MGTVSTAALDWVITNTGWLFVIAASVFAVFAIVVAAKNFGRIPLGKDDEKPKFSTISWISMMFATGMGIGLVFYGVGEPLYFYMSPPPGTVEGSTDAALSTAMGTTLFHWTLFPWAMYAIVGLGMAYGSFRLGRPQLFSAMFTPIFGERAVHGWGGRIINVLAIIATLFGSACSLGLGALQIGGGIQATGMMEKVGSGVLVVIIAILTAMFVASAVSGIERGIQWLSNTNMVLALILALIVFIGGPTLFILNDIPNAVGAFIGDLPEMASRTAASGDGAMSDWLSSWTVFYWAWWISWSPFVGLFIARISRGRTIRQFVTGVLLVPSTVTLIWFAIFGGGAIGIQERAERAGETGQKLANMVDGAPDINFDLVLFDLLGSLPVANWVAVLLMVVTVLLIAIFFVTGADSASIVMGALSERGAENPSKKSVIFWGVATGAVAAVMLLAGGDHPAEALNGLKNITIVSALPFVIVMLLLCVAIWKDLSKDPLILRGKVAREVLEHSVVQGVERHEGSGFSLLTTEIPMVVADEKSGEAKIFATEATVDPASGSKPDAADGDSKATEPKNS; from the coding sequence CTGGGCACTGTCTCGACCGCCGCCCTTGACTGGGTCATCACCAATACCGGCTGGCTGTTTGTCATCGCAGCCTCGGTATTCGCTGTTTTCGCTATTGTCGTTGCCGCGAAGAACTTCGGCCGCATCCCGCTGGGCAAGGATGACGAGAAGCCGAAGTTCAGCACTATTTCATGGATCTCGATGATGTTCGCGACCGGCATGGGCATCGGCCTGGTCTTCTATGGGGTTGGCGAACCGCTCTACTTCTACATGTCGCCTCCGCCAGGCACTGTGGAGGGCTCCACGGATGCTGCGCTGAGCACCGCCATGGGCACCACCCTCTTCCACTGGACCCTGTTCCCGTGGGCGATGTACGCCATCGTCGGCTTGGGCATGGCTTATGGAAGCTTCCGCCTGGGCCGCCCGCAGCTCTTCTCCGCCATGTTCACCCCGATCTTCGGTGAACGTGCAGTCCACGGCTGGGGCGGACGAATCATCAACGTCCTGGCAATCATCGCCACCCTCTTCGGCTCGGCCTGCTCGTTGGGCCTTGGCGCACTGCAGATCGGCGGTGGCATCCAAGCCACCGGCATGATGGAAAAGGTAGGCTCCGGCGTACTGGTAGTCATCATTGCGATCCTGACTGCAATGTTCGTTGCTTCGGCAGTGTCCGGCATTGAACGCGGCATCCAGTGGCTGTCCAATACCAATATGGTGCTGGCCTTGATCCTGGCGCTGATCGTTTTCATCGGCGGTCCAACCTTGTTCATCTTGAACGACATCCCGAACGCCGTGGGCGCCTTCATTGGCGATCTGCCGGAAATGGCCTCGCGCACCGCAGCCTCCGGTGACGGCGCGATGTCCGACTGGCTCTCGTCGTGGACCGTGTTCTACTGGGCTTGGTGGATCTCTTGGAGCCCATTCGTGGGTCTGTTCATTGCCCGTATTTCGCGTGGCCGCACCATCCGCCAGTTCGTCACCGGCGTGCTGCTGGTGCCGTCCACCGTGACCTTGATCTGGTTCGCCATCTTCGGTGGCGGCGCAATTGGCATCCAGGAACGCGCAGAGCGTGCCGGGGAAACCGGCCAGAAGCTGGCCAATATGGTCGACGGCGCACCGGATATCAACTTCGACCTGGTGCTCTTCGACCTGCTGGGCAGCTTGCCGGTTGCCAACTGGGTGGCCGTCTTACTGATGGTTGTCACTGTGCTGCTGATCGCGATCTTCTTCGTGACCGGTGCGGACTCGGCATCGATCGTGATGGGCGCGCTCAGTGAACGAGGCGCTGAAAATCCTTCGAAGAAGTCCGTGATCTTCTGGGGCGTGGCAACCGGTGCTGTTGCAGCAGTCATGCTCTTGGCTGGCGGGGACCACCCGGCAGAGGCCTTGAACGGCCTGAAGAACATCACCATCGTCTCGGCATTGCCGTTCGTGATCGTGATGCTGCTGCTCTGCGTGGCGATCTGGAAGGATTTGAGCAAGGATCCTCTGATCCTTCGCGGAAAGGTCGCCCGCGAGGTTCTGGAGCACTCCGTGGTCCAAGGCGTCGAGCGCCATGAGGGCAGCGGGTTCAGCCTGTTGACCACTGAAATCCCGATGGTCGTCGCCGATGAGAAGTCGGGCGAAGCAAAGATCTTCGCCACCGAAGCCACCGTCGATCCGGCCTCCGGCAGCAAGCCGGACGCAGCTGATGGCGACAGCAAGGCAACCGAGCCCAAGAACTCCTAG
- a CDS encoding methylated-DNA--[protein]-cysteine S-methyltransferase: MNKSKAQEPGTEDSAVLASLGQKLAAQAHEQALVDVAYRIVDSPLGSLLLASTQNGLARVAFESEDHDRILELLSEKLGSRILRDAKRLDAAARQLDEYFSGQRQGFELALDLTLSTDFRRQVQLQLGQIAYGQTCSYAQMAQQIGKPKAVRAVGSACATNPIPIVLPCHRVLRTDGSLGGYLGGLEAKSELLKLENPHFAEQGATLF; this comes from the coding sequence ATGAACAAGAGCAAAGCACAAGAACCAGGCACCGAGGATTCCGCGGTCCTTGCCTCATTGGGCCAGAAGCTCGCCGCGCAGGCACACGAGCAGGCGCTGGTGGATGTTGCCTACCGCATTGTCGACAGCCCGCTGGGAAGCCTGCTGCTGGCCAGTACGCAAAACGGCTTGGCGCGCGTCGCCTTCGAATCCGAGGACCATGACCGGATCCTGGAGCTGCTTTCCGAAAAGCTCGGTTCGCGCATCCTGCGCGATGCGAAGCGCCTGGATGCCGCAGCCCGGCAGCTCGATGAATACTTCTCCGGCCAGCGCCAAGGGTTCGAACTGGCCCTGGACCTGACGCTCTCCACCGATTTCCGCCGGCAGGTGCAGCTTCAGCTCGGGCAGATCGCCTATGGGCAAACTTGCAGCTACGCCCAGATGGCGCAGCAGATCGGCAAGCCCAAAGCCGTGCGTGCCGTTGGCTCAGCCTGCGCCACCAACCCGATTCCCATCGTGCTGCCCTGCCACCGGGTGCTGCGCACCGATGGGTCGCTGGGCGGCTACCTCGGCGGGCTTGAGGCCAAGAGCGAGCTGTTGAAACTGGAGAACCCTCACTTCGCTGAACAGGGGGCAACCTTGTTCTAG
- the katG gene encoding catalase/peroxidase HPI, translating into MSETTAGQCPVVGQGRIHPTQGNANTEWWPNKLNLKILAKNQQVSNPLDEDFDYIEAFNALDMEALKADLIENMTTRQDWWPADFNHYGPLYIRMAWHSAGTYRSHDGRGGGGAGQQRFAPLNAWPDNVGLDKARRLLWPVKKKYGQSISWADLMILAGNVAMEHMGLKTFGFAGGRKDVWEADDDVYWGPEKVWLDNERYSGERDLEAPLAAVQMGLIYVNPEGPDGNPDPLASAIDVRETFRRMGMDDYETVALIAGGHTFGKTHGANNVDRIGADPEAAPLEEQGLGWKNGYGEGNAENNTASGLEVTWTYHPTRWDNEFFHILFAYEWELFESAAGAKQWRPVNGGGAGLVQPAHDTLEHREPRMLTSDLALRFDPIYGPISKNFKENPDEFAEAYARAWFKLTHRDMGPKSRYFGPEVPAEDLAWQDPLPAAPQVTLGVQEIAALKALINDSGLTVQQLVSTAWKAASSFRSSDKRGGANGGRIRLEPQVSWTVNQPEQLKPVIAKLEEIVDTFNATSEIKASFADVVVLAGNVGVEQAAAAAGQPIEVPFTPGRVDATQEQTDVEQFAWLEPVSDGLRNYDSGFIKMPSEYLLIDKANLLGLSAPELTVLVGGLRVLGNNWDGSNLGVFTENPGALTNDFFANLLEPGIGWTASEDEQTYHSKDGRWVGSRVDLVFGANSELRAVAEVYASDDAKTKFVKDFAQAWAKVMDSDRFELRRK; encoded by the coding sequence ATGTCTGAAACGACTGCAGGTCAGTGCCCAGTAGTTGGCCAGGGCCGAATTCACCCGACCCAGGGCAACGCCAACACCGAATGGTGGCCGAACAAGCTGAACCTGAAGATCCTTGCAAAGAACCAGCAGGTTTCAAACCCGTTGGATGAGGACTTCGACTACATCGAGGCTTTCAACGCGCTGGACATGGAGGCCCTGAAGGCCGACCTGATCGAGAACATGACCACCCGCCAGGACTGGTGGCCAGCAGACTTCAACCACTACGGTCCGCTGTACATCCGCATGGCATGGCACTCCGCCGGTACTTACCGTTCGCACGACGGCCGCGGCGGTGGCGGCGCAGGCCAGCAGCGCTTCGCTCCACTGAACGCATGGCCGGACAACGTGGGCCTGGACAAGGCTCGCCGCCTGCTGTGGCCAGTGAAGAAGAAGTACGGCCAGTCCATCTCGTGGGCCGACCTCATGATCCTGGCCGGCAACGTCGCCATGGAGCACATGGGCCTGAAGACCTTCGGTTTCGCCGGTGGCCGCAAGGACGTCTGGGAAGCCGATGACGATGTTTACTGGGGTCCTGAAAAGGTCTGGCTGGATAACGAACGCTACTCGGGCGAACGCGATTTGGAAGCCCCCCTGGCAGCAGTCCAGATGGGCCTGATCTACGTGAACCCAGAGGGTCCGGACGGCAACCCGGATCCACTGGCTTCGGCAATCGACGTGCGCGAGACCTTCCGCCGCATGGGTATGGATGACTACGAGACCGTAGCCCTGATTGCCGGTGGCCACACCTTCGGCAAGACCCACGGCGCCAACAACGTTGACCGCATCGGTGCAGATCCAGAAGCCGCTCCGCTTGAAGAGCAGGGCCTGGGCTGGAAGAACGGCTACGGCGAGGGCAACGCGGAAAACAACACCGCTTCGGGTCTGGAAGTTACCTGGACCTACCACCCAACCCGCTGGGACAACGAGTTCTTCCACATCCTGTTCGCCTACGAGTGGGAACTGTTCGAATCCGCTGCCGGTGCCAAGCAGTGGCGCCCGGTCAATGGTGGCGGCGCTGGCCTGGTCCAGCCTGCCCACGACACCCTGGAGCACCGCGAACCGCGCATGCTGACCAGTGACCTGGCACTGCGCTTCGACCCGATCTACGGCCCGATTTCGAAGAACTTCAAGGAAAACCCTGACGAGTTCGCCGAGGCCTACGCCCGCGCTTGGTTCAAGCTGACCCACCGCGACATGGGTCCGAAGTCCCGCTACTTCGGTCCAGAAGTCCCAGCTGAGGACCTAGCTTGGCAGGATCCACTGCCAGCAGCTCCGCAGGTCACCCTGGGTGTCCAGGAGATCGCAGCGCTGAAGGCACTGATCAACGACTCGGGCCTGACCGTCCAGCAGCTGGTCTCCACCGCATGGAAGGCAGCTTCCTCGTTCCGCAGCTCGGACAAGCGCGGCGGCGCCAACGGCGGCCGCATCCGTCTGGAACCACAGGTCTCCTGGACCGTGAACCAGCCAGAGCAGCTCAAGCCGGTCATCGCCAAGCTGGAAGAGATCGTTGATACCTTCAACGCCACCTCGGAGATCAAGGCTTCCTTCGCTGACGTCGTGGTCTTGGCCGGCAACGTCGGTGTCGAGCAGGCTGCTGCAGCCGCGGGCCAGCCAATCGAGGTTCCATTCACCCCGGGCCGCGTTGACGCGACCCAGGAGCAGACCGACGTGGAGCAGTTCGCCTGGTTGGAGCCAGTCTCCGACGGCCTGCGCAACTACGACTCGGGCTTCATCAAGATGCCAAGCGAGTACCTGCTGATCGACAAGGCCAACCTGTTGGGCCTGTCCGCGCCAGAACTGACCGTACTGGTCGGCGGCCTGCGCGTGCTGGGCAACAACTGGGACGGTTCGAACTTGGGCGTCTTCACCGAGAACCCAGGTGCGTTGACCAACGACTTCTTCGCGAACCTGCTGGAGCCAGGCATCGGGTGGACCGCTTCCGAAGACGAGCAGACCTACCACTCGAAGGACGGCCGCTGGGTCGGTTCCCGCGTGGACCTGGTCTTCGGTGCCAACTCGGAACTGCGCGCTGTCGCCGAAGTCTACGCTTCGGACGATGCCAAGACGAAGTTCGTCAAGGACTTCGCCCAGGCTTGGGCCAAGGTCATGGACTCGGACCGCTTCGAGCTGCGCCGCAAGTAG
- a CDS encoding O-acetylhomoserine aminocarboxypropyltransferase/cysteine synthase family protein — MADHKFGFRTRALHAGGTPDAEHGARAVPIYQSTSFVFKDADDAANLFALQKYGNIYSRIGNPTVAAFEERMASLEGGIGAVATGSGMAAEFVTFAALAQAGDHIVASSKLYGGTITQLDVSLRRFGIDTTFVSSNDPADFEAAIQENTKAVYTEIVANPSGDIADLKGLAEVAHRHNLPLVVDSTLTPPYILRPIEHGADIVIHSATKFIGGHGTTLGGVVIESGKFNWGNGKFPTMTEPVASYGNVSWWDNFGEYGFLTKLRSEQLRDFGPSLPAQSAFQLLQGLETLPQRMDNHLSNAKQVAAWLEADERVTYVNYAGLESHPQYAQAKELLPMGVGSVFSFGVKGGREAGSKFIEALQLASHLANIGDARTLVLHPASTTHQQLSADQLVSAGVPEDLIRLSVGLEDLEDILWDLDQALTASQEAVAGATEEFAAPTYDGAACAIPAASKGAN, encoded by the coding sequence ATGGCAGATCACAAGTTTGGATTCCGCACCCGCGCATTGCATGCCGGCGGCACCCCCGATGCCGAGCACGGCGCCCGCGCAGTGCCCATCTACCAGAGCACCTCATTCGTGTTCAAGGACGCCGACGACGCAGCCAACCTCTTCGCCCTGCAGAAGTACGGCAATATCTACTCGCGCATTGGCAACCCCACCGTGGCCGCTTTTGAAGAGCGCATGGCATCGCTGGAAGGCGGCATCGGCGCGGTAGCCACCGGTTCAGGCATGGCCGCAGAATTCGTTACCTTCGCCGCGCTGGCGCAGGCCGGAGACCACATCGTGGCGTCCTCCAAGCTCTACGGCGGCACCATCACCCAGCTCGATGTCTCGCTGCGGCGCTTCGGCATCGACACCACCTTCGTTTCCTCCAATGACCCAGCCGATTTCGAAGCGGCCATCCAGGAGAACACCAAGGCGGTCTATACCGAGATCGTGGCCAACCCATCGGGCGACATCGCCGACCTGAAGGGCCTGGCCGAGGTGGCGCACCGCCACAATCTCCCGCTGGTCGTCGACTCGACCCTCACTCCCCCATACATCCTGCGTCCCATCGAGCACGGCGCGGATATCGTCATCCACTCCGCCACTAAGTTCATCGGCGGGCACGGCACCACCTTGGGCGGCGTGGTCATCGAATCGGGCAAGTTCAACTGGGGCAACGGCAAGTTCCCCACAATGACCGAACCGGTAGCCAGCTACGGCAACGTCTCCTGGTGGGACAACTTCGGTGAATACGGCTTCCTGACCAAGCTGCGCAGCGAACAGCTGCGCGACTTCGGCCCCTCGCTGCCGGCGCAGTCAGCATTCCAGCTGCTGCAGGGCTTGGAAACCTTGCCGCAGCGCATGGACAACCACCTGTCCAACGCGAAGCAGGTAGCCGCCTGGCTGGAAGCCGATGAGCGCGTCACCTACGTGAACTACGCCGGTTTGGAATCCCACCCGCAGTACGCCCAAGCCAAGGAACTGCTGCCCATGGGCGTCGGCTCGGTCTTCAGCTTCGGGGTGAAGGGCGGGCGCGAAGCCGGCTCCAAGTTCATCGAAGCACTGCAGCTGGCCAGCCACCTGGCCAATATCGGCGATGCCCGCACCTTGGTGCTGCACCCGGCCTCCACCACCCACCAGCAGCTCAGCGCCGACCAACTGGTCTCCGCCGGTGTGCCAGAAGATCTGATCCGCCTATCGGTGGGCTTGGAAGACCTCGAGGACATCCTCTGGGATCTGGACCAGGCATTAACCGCTTCGCAAGAAGCTGTCGCTGGTGCCACCGAGGAATTTGCGGCACCGACCTATGACGGCGCTGCCTGCGCCATTCCTGCAGCATCGAAGGGAGCGAACTAA
- a CDS encoding Fur family transcriptional regulator encodes MTSEAGIEQVLKAASMRVTQPRVAVLAAVAAHPHADTETIISAVHGDHPHVSHQAVYDSLKLFTKLGVIRQIQPQGHIARYETRVGDNHHHVVCRQCGNLADVDCAVGEAPCLHASDHHGFIIDEAEVIYWGICPQCQVVNA; translated from the coding sequence ATGACATCAGAAGCCGGTATCGAACAGGTGCTCAAGGCAGCATCGATGCGAGTGACCCAACCACGCGTTGCCGTCCTCGCAGCTGTCGCCGCGCACCCCCATGCAGACACCGAAACCATTATTTCGGCAGTCCATGGCGATCACCCGCACGTGTCACACCAAGCGGTCTACGATTCGCTCAAGCTCTTCACGAAATTGGGCGTCATCCGGCAGATCCAGCCACAGGGGCACATCGCCCGCTACGAAACCCGCGTCGGCGACAACCACCACCATGTGGTGTGCCGGCAATGCGGAAATCTGGCGGATGTCGACTGCGCTGTCGGCGAAGCCCCATGCCTGCATGCCTCCGATCACCACGGCTTCATAATCGATGAAGCCGAAGTGATCTACTGGGGCATCTGCCCACAATGCCAGGTTGTGAACGCATAG
- a CDS encoding histidine phosphatase family protein, producing the protein METSLALVRHGQTDWNLAGRLQGRTDIPLNETGREQARAVGRALAGQGWSLILGSPLERAQETATLMAEQLGAATGDAVPELIERGFGPLEGRIMAEVSEEETAAAKDQLEPRADILSRAIPALLELAKAHAGTKIMIVSHGATMRNIRDALAGTKEARGVENGEVLDIDSHRLQQLADELDLVAL; encoded by the coding sequence ATGGAGACTTCGTTGGCGCTGGTCCGGCACGGGCAGACAGATTGGAACCTTGCAGGACGCCTGCAAGGACGCACAGATATTCCGTTGAACGAGACCGGACGCGAGCAAGCCCGCGCGGTAGGGCGAGCGCTGGCCGGACAGGGCTGGAGCCTGATTCTGGGTTCTCCGCTGGAACGCGCGCAGGAAACTGCCACGTTGATGGCCGAGCAGCTCGGGGCTGCTACCGGCGATGCCGTCCCCGAACTCATTGAACGCGGTTTCGGGCCGTTGGAGGGCCGGATCATGGCCGAGGTGAGTGAAGAAGAGACGGCCGCCGCCAAGGACCAGCTTGAACCGCGCGCGGATATCCTGAGCAGGGCGATCCCAGCGCTATTGGAACTGGCCAAGGCGCACGCCGGGACGAAGATCATGATTGTCAGCCACGGCGCCACTATGCGCAACATCCGTGATGCCCTGGCCGGAACCAAGGAAGCGCGGGGCGTGGAAAACGGTGAAGTGCTGGATATTGACTCGCACCGATTGCAGCAGCTGGCCGATGAACTGGATCTGGTCGCACTCTAG